CGGCTTCCTGGCGGAGTTCGACCTATGAGTGATAACCCGTTCTACCGGCTGGCTCCGTTCATCAAGGAATTCATCTATAAGAACCGCTGGGATACGCTGCGCGAGGCGCAGGTCGATGCCTGCCGGGTGCTGTTTGACACGCCGCATCATCTGCTGATCGCTTCAGGGACGGCGTCAGGCAAGACCGAAGCGGCCTTTTTTCCGGCGCTCACGGAGCTGTATGAACGTCCGTCTGCCTCTGTAGGCATCCTGTATATCGCGCCGCTGAAGGCGCTGATCAATGACCAGTTCACGCGGCTGAACGATCTGCTGCGTGAAGGGAACATTCCGGTCTGGCACTGGCATGGCGATGTGCCGCAGGCGGACAAGACCAAGCTTATGCAGAACCCTTCGGGAGTGCTGCAGATTACCCCGGAATCGCTGGAGGGCCTGCTGATGAACCGCCCGAATGCGATTCCGGCCCTGTTCCATGATCTGCGCTTCATCGTTATCGATGAAGTTCATGCCTTCATGGGCGCGGACCGCGGCATTCAGGTGCTGAGCCAGCTGGCGCGGATCTCGCGGATGGCGGGCTGTCATCCGCGGCGGGTCGGCCTCTCAGCGACGCTGAGTGATTACGCCTCCGTTACGGAGTGGTTGGCGGCAGGCACGCACGAGAGCGTGGAGGTCAGCGCCCCGCAGGGCGGGCGCAAGCTGCGGTTGAGCGTGGAGCATTTCTCGTTCCCGGATGCGCGGAATGAGGAGGAGGCCGAGCACCTGGAGCGGGCGCGACAGGCGTATTACGGGTTTATCTACGATCACACGCATGTCAAGAAGGCGCTCGTCTTCACGAACAGCCGCAGCGATGCCGAAGAGGCCATCCTGGAGATGCGGCGCATTGCCGCTAAGCGCGGCGAGCGGGATGTCTTCCATGTGCATCATGGAAGCATTTCCGCTATGCTGCGCGAGGAGACCGAGGCCACGCTCCGTGACGGTGCGGGGCCGGCTGTAGCTGCAGCGACGCTGACGCTGGAGCTGGGGATTGATCTGGGCGAGCTGGAGCGGGTGCTGCAGCTCGGCGCGCCTTATAGCTGCGCGAGCTTCGTGCAGCGGCTGGGCCGCTCGGGCAGGCGCGGGGACGCCGCCTCCGAGATGATCTTCGTCACGCCCGAGGAGGAGGACGAGGAGGCGCAGCTCCCGGCGCGCATGCCGTGGACGCTGCTGCGGGCCATTGCCGTAATCGAGCTGTACGTACGCGAGAAATGGGTAGAGCCGCTGGTCGTGCGCCAGCTGCCGGCCGGTCTCCTGTATCATCAGACGATGAGCATTCTGAAGAGCATGGGGGAAGCAGAGCCGGAGGACTTGAAGGAGGCTGTGCTGAGCCTGCCGTCCTTCCGCAGCATCGATCCTGCTGATTATGATGACTTCATGGAGTACATGCTCGGCATGGGCCATATCGAGAAGATGGATGAGGGCAGCCTTCTGATCGGGATGGCGGGCGAGAAGATCGTCAACAACTTTCGCTTCTATGCGGTATTCAAAGACGATGAAGAACATGTCGTCTATAACGGGACGGAGGAGATAGGGTCCATTACCACCGTGCCGCCTCCGGGCTACTGCTTCACATTGGCAGGCAAGCTGTGGAAGGTCGAAGAGGTGGACAACCGTCACAAGGCCGTCTATGTCAAAGGCTCACGCGGCAAAGTGGACACTCTATGGCTCGGCGCAGGCGGAGATGTGCATACCCGGATCATGACGAAGATTCGCGAAGTATTAGGATCTACGGCCCTATACCCTTACCTTGCGCCAAGTGCGGCCGCCAGACTGGAACGGGCCCGCAGGCTCGCCAAGGAGAGCGGATTGCTGACGCATTCGGTTCTGCCAGCCGGGGGAGATTCCATGTTCATCCTTCCGTGGGCAGGCAGCCGCCAGTTCCGTACCCTGGAGCGCCTGCTCAAGAACAACCTGAAGGAACCTCTTGGCTTGCGCTCGGTCGTGCCCATGGAACCGTATTACATGGTGGTCGCCGGTAAAGTGGATGCAGAGAAGCTGGAGGATGAGATCATCGCCGAGACCGCTGCGGCTACGGATGCACTCACGCTCCTGAAGCCGGATGAAGCCCCTTATCTCGGCAAATACGATGAGTTCATCCCGCATGAGCTGCTGCGCAAAGCTTTTTCGCTCGACGGCCTTGATGTGCCGGGTCTGGTAAGCGTGGTCAAACATTGGAAGCAGCCTCCGGTATAATTGATATAGCGATAACCAATATACGGAGATGTATCTCGCTTATACAACAAGAAGCAGTCGATCCTAATCGTGATCAGCTGCTGCTTGTTTATCCACGGAAATACACGAATAAATGGTAAATATAGGTAAATATTATGGGGGGTGAGGATTCTATGGAAGCAAAAGCGTTAGAGCGTTTACCAAATCCAACAATGCTACAAAAGCTAATGAAAATCCAAGCTTCACTGAATATTATTCTTTGCCAGGAGGAGTGGCTTCGTTACCATAGCTTTATTCAAGATTGGAATGAGGGTGTGTCTATGGCGAAAATAGATAATGGAGCAGGAGATCATCTATTTATTTTGTTTTCCAATGAAGGCACCATCATAAAAGGCTTCGATCACGAATCTGAATTAAGCCCGTATGCCCAAGATGAACATAAAGTATGGCAAGGGATTTATGATGACGTCCCAAAGAAATTATTATCATTACTTGAAGATGAGGCAATTGAAAAAGAAGATGTGACTTTTTGTATTTCGCATAAAAACAGTGACACCAGCTGGCACAAAGGAAAGGTTGAGATTCCAGAAGGTACAAGCGATGGTTCTGATTTTTTATTGGGCTGTATATTCCATACACCAGAGGATTTTGTGGAATTTGCAACAGATTATTTTGAATTATCCCTATCCTTAGAGGTGGTTGCAAAAATCTACGAGGATCTCCCCATTACGGAAGAGATGATTCATATCTTGAATTCCAGCTGTGACGTAAAGGAAGTTCTTCAAGAATTAAAGCTATTACCCTGAATCGTGGAACCGCACCGCCACTCTGACGTATAGATGTTTAATCATTATTCAAATTCCATTATGACGCATACAGGCGGAGGTGAACCGGACTGGAGCATTTCTATGACTTGATTCAATTGGCATTCTCCATCGCTCTTATCTATTCGGTAGTGTCGATTCCCTTCACCTACTTTTCTATTCAGGAGATCCACTGGGGTTATGAACTGGCTGCACCCGGTTTAACTTGGTCTGTAGCAGTCAGACTGATGCAGCCGAGCAGTATTCAGCGCTGGATCGCACGAACCGCCAGGCGAAGAGAAGCTCCTGATGACGAAGACAATCGTCCTTCCCCACATTGAGATCCATACATTCAATTAGGGAGGACAACAATGAACAATATGAACCTGTATCCACAATGGGCCAAGCCTATTCTCGTCCTAGCGATGGGACTTATCCCGGCCATAGTGCTTAGCGGCTGCTCAGCAGCATCCCAAGCCAGCCCGATTCTTGCAGATTCACCGGGGATATTCAACCACTTCTTTATTTATCCGTTCTCGTACTTAATCCAATTCTTCGGAGATGCATTCCAAGGAAACTACGGCTTATCGATTGTGCTGATGACGTTCATCATCAGGCTTGCGATCCTGCCGCTGATGATGAACCAGACGAAGAAGCAAATGGCCATGAAAGCCAAGATGGCCATCCTCCAGCCGGAGTTAACGGAGCTGAAGGAGAGGTATAAGAACGATGTCAGTGCGGATGCCGCTAAGCAGCAGCAGGCCGAAATGATGCAGCTCTACCAGAAGCATCAGTTCAATCCGTTCAGTATGGGGTGCTTGCCGATGCTGCTCCAGTGGCCGGTCACCTTGGCCTTTTACTACGCTATCCGCCGTACCCCCGAGATTGCCGCACACGATTTCCTGTGGTTCAACCTGGGGACCACAGATATGATTCTGCCGCTTATTGCCGCTGCGGTCTATTACGTGCAGTTCCGCGTATCGCAATCCGCAGCTGTACAGAATCAGCAAGGCCCGGGCAACCAATTGTCTTGGATGGGATGGTTGTCACCGGTCATGATGGGCCTGTTCTCGTTTCAGGTACCCGC
The window above is part of the Paenibacillus sp. FSL H8-0048 genome. Proteins encoded here:
- a CDS encoding DEAD/DEAH box helicase; the encoded protein is MSDNPFYRLAPFIKEFIYKNRWDTLREAQVDACRVLFDTPHHLLIASGTASGKTEAAFFPALTELYERPSASVGILYIAPLKALINDQFTRLNDLLREGNIPVWHWHGDVPQADKTKLMQNPSGVLQITPESLEGLLMNRPNAIPALFHDLRFIVIDEVHAFMGADRGIQVLSQLARISRMAGCHPRRVGLSATLSDYASVTEWLAAGTHESVEVSAPQGGRKLRLSVEHFSFPDARNEEEAEHLERARQAYYGFIYDHTHVKKALVFTNSRSDAEEAILEMRRIAAKRGERDVFHVHHGSISAMLREETEATLRDGAGPAVAAATLTLELGIDLGELERVLQLGAPYSCASFVQRLGRSGRRGDAASEMIFVTPEEEDEEAQLPARMPWTLLRAIAVIELYVREKWVEPLVVRQLPAGLLYHQTMSILKSMGEAEPEDLKEAVLSLPSFRSIDPADYDDFMEYMLGMGHIEKMDEGSLLIGMAGEKIVNNFRFYAVFKDDEEHVVYNGTEEIGSITTVPPPGYCFTLAGKLWKVEEVDNRHKAVYVKGSRGKVDTLWLGAGGDVHTRIMTKIREVLGSTALYPYLAPSAAARLERARRLAKESGLLTHSVLPAGGDSMFILPWAGSRQFRTLERLLKNNLKEPLGLRSVVPMEPYYMVVAGKVDAEKLEDEIIAETAAATDALTLLKPDEAPYLGKYDEFIPHELLRKAFSLDGLDVPGLVSVVKHWKQPPV
- the yidC gene encoding membrane protein insertase YidC, encoding MNNMNLYPQWAKPILVLAMGLIPAIVLSGCSAASQASPILADSPGIFNHFFIYPFSYLIQFFGDAFQGNYGLSIVLMTFIIRLAILPLMMNQTKKQMAMKAKMAILQPELTELKERYKNDVSADAAKQQQAEMMQLYQKHQFNPFSMGCLPMLLQWPVTLAFYYAIRRTPEIAAHDFLWFNLGTTDMILPLIAAAVYYVQFRVSQSAAVQNQQGPGNQLSWMGWLSPVMMGLFSFQVPAALPLYWVVGGIFIIVQTVILNKMYAKPDLAGNNLSASVED